From a region of the Candidatus Neomarinimicrobiota bacterium genome:
- a CDS encoding T9SS type A sorting domain-containing protein, with product MKSTLLIRFVLVTTLILFSTRVLLPRQLAFPTAEGYGKYATGGRGGKVYEVTNLNSSGSGSFGAAISASGPRIVVFKVSGEIKGNFTISNDDITIAGQTAPGGGITIRGSLSIGADNVIIRYIRVRNDPSVNPDRDALSGRSHKNIIIDHVSVSWGTDEVFSLYHNDSTTVQWCIISEACPKDGSDSHRFGGIWGNNYGTWHHNLIVHNDSRNPRWASGCGYNDFRNNVLYNWGYQSIYGAEAKQPNDPEHTFSTINMIANYFKPGPASTAIYIAEPSARSLDDKGSWYVSDNYFYGHDDITADNWKGVKGSNYIKLDAPWDAMPINQQTAEEAYELVLDKAGCTIPKRDKVDEDIIDDVKKGIAKYGNNGIIDSPSDVGGWPELESGTPYTDNDHDGIADDWEDEHGLDSNDPLDRNEIGAGGYTNLEVFLCHLAGEDEYLNGNAIDYTESNFVNGFSLSQNYPNPFNSSTMIKFSVPYKVNVKLDIYDIRGNKVAELFNGVASPGKHEVHFDAKNLSSGIYVYKLEYPGHIISKKMLLIK from the coding sequence GGGGGTCGTGGGGGCAAGGTATATGAGGTAACAAACCTCAATAGTTCAGGTTCTGGCAGTTTTGGAGCAGCTATAAGTGCTTCAGGACCAAGAATTGTAGTATTCAAAGTATCAGGTGAAATAAAAGGCAATTTCACAATAAGTAATGATGATATTACAATTGCTGGGCAAACAGCACCAGGTGGTGGAATAACTATTAGGGGTAGCCTTTCGATAGGTGCAGATAATGTGATTATAAGATATATACGAGTAAGAAATGATCCCTCAGTCAATCCTGATAGAGATGCGTTGTCTGGAAGGTCTCATAAGAATATAATTATTGATCATGTTTCAGTCAGTTGGGGCACTGATGAAGTTTTTTCACTTTACCATAATGATTCAACTACCGTGCAGTGGTGTATTATCTCAGAGGCATGTCCTAAAGATGGTTCAGATTCACATCGCTTTGGAGGTATATGGGGGAACAACTATGGGACCTGGCATCATAATCTAATAGTACATAATGACAGTCGAAATCCTCGATGGGCTTCTGGTTGTGGATATAACGATTTTAGAAACAATGTACTATACAATTGGGGTTATCAAAGTATTTATGGTGCAGAAGCTAAACAACCGAATGATCCGGAACATACGTTTAGCACTATCAATATGATTGCAAATTATTTTAAACCAGGGCCCGCTTCGACAGCAATTTACATTGCTGAACCGAGTGCAAGGTCATTAGATGATAAAGGTAGCTGGTATGTCAGTGATAATTATTTTTACGGACATGATGATATTACTGCTGATAACTGGAAGGGAGTTAAGGGTAGTAATTATATTAAGCTGGATGCTCCATGGGATGCAATGCCAATAAATCAGCAGACAGCAGAGGAAGCATATGAACTGGTTCTTGATAAAGCAGGGTGTACTATACCAAAGAGAGATAAAGTAGATGAAGATATCATAGATGATGTTAAGAAAGGGATAGCGAAGTACGGTAATAATGGCATTATTGATTCACCGAGTGATGTCGGTGGATGGCCTGAGTTGGAATCTGGGACACCTTATACAGATAATGATCATGACGGAATAGCAGATGACTGGGAAGATGAGCATGGGCTTGATTCAAATGATCCTTTAGATAGAAATGAAATTGGAGCAGGAGGATATACAAATCTTGAAGTATTTCTTTGTCATTTAGCAGGTGAAGATGAGTATTTGAATGGAAATGCGATAGATTATACTGAATCTAATTTTGTGAATGGATTTAGCCTATCTCAAAATTATCCAAATCCATTCAACTCATCCACGATGATTAAATTTAGTGTTCCATATAAGGTTAATGTTAAGTTAGATATATATGATATAAGAGGAAATAAAGTAGCTGAGCTGTTTAATGGAGTTGCATCACCAGGGAAGCATGAAGTTCATTTTGATGCGAAGAATCTAAGCAGTGGTATTTATGTCTATAAGCTTGAATATCCTGGTCATATAATATCAAAGAAGATGTTGTTGATAAAATAG